A portion of the Lolium rigidum isolate FL_2022 chromosome 1, APGP_CSIRO_Lrig_0.1, whole genome shotgun sequence genome contains these proteins:
- the LOC124690628 gene encoding uncharacterized protein LOC124690628, translating to MAGKELSDEQVASMREAFSLFDTDGDGRIAPSELGVLMRSLGGNPTQAQLRDIAAQEKLTAPFDFPRFLELMRAHLRPEPFDRPLRDAFRVLDKDASGTVSVADLRHVLTSIGEKLEPHEFDEWIREVEVAADGTIRYDDFIRRIVAKQPPPPSPEQNTPPSAMGRMHSRGKGISSSALPYKRTAPVWVKTPVAEVDELIIKAAKKGQKPSQIGVLLRDQHGIPLVKSVTGSKILRILKAHGLAPDIPEDLYFLIKKAVAIRKHLERNRKDKDSKFRLILVESRIHRLARYYKRTKKLPPTWKYESTTASTLVA from the exons atggccggcaaGGAGCTGAGCGACGAGCAGGTGGCGTCGATGCGGGAGGCCTTCTCCCTCTTCGACACGGACGGCGACGGCCGGATCGCGCCCTCGGAGCTCGGCGTCCTCATGCGCTCCCTCGGCGGGAACCCCACCCAGGCGCAGCTCCGCGACATCGCCGCGCAGGAGAAGCTCACGGCGCCCTTCGACTTCCCGCGCTTCCTCGAGCTCATGCGCGCCCACCTCCGCCCGGAGCCCTTCGACCGCCCGCTCCGCGACGCCTTCCGCGTCCTCGACAAGGACGCCTCGGGCACCGTCTCCGTCGCCGACCTCCGCCACGTCCTCACCTCCATCGGCGAGAAGCTCGAGCCGCACGAGTTCGACGAGTGGATCCGCGAGGTCGAGGTCGCAGCCGACGGCACCATCCGCTACGACGACTTCATCCGCAGGATCGTCGCCAA gcaaccgccgccgccgtcgccggagcaAAACACACCGCCGTCAGCCATGGGGCGCATGCATAGCCGCGG GAAGGGTATCTCGTCGTCGGCGCTGCCGTACAAGAGGACCGCCCCAGTCTGGGTCAAGACTCCCGTCGCCGAG GTTGATGAGTTGATCATCAAGGCTGCGAAGAAGGGGCAGAAGCCCTCGCAGATCGGCGTTCTGCTCCGTGACCAGCACGGTATCCCCCTCGTCAAGAGCGTCACCGGGAGCAAGATTCTCCGCATCCTCAAGGCCCATG GTCTGGCCCCTGACATCCCAGAGGACCTGTACTTCCTCATCAAGAAGGCCGTGGCCATTAGGAAGCATCTTGAGAGGAACAGGAAGGACAAGGACTCTAAATTCAGGCTCATTCTTGTTGAGAGCAGGATCCATCGCCTTGCTCGCTACTACAAGCGCACCAAGAAGCTCCCACCCACCTGGAAGTA TGAATCTACCACAGCCAGCACTCTGGTGGCCTAG